A region of the Stieleria neptunia genome:
TGGCACCCTCGCTGGTGGATTGAGACGCGGAAAGTCTACCCCATCCAGCGAAAACCCGCGACACTAATTGTTCCGGCGGTCCTAACAGATTCCGAATGGCGCGTGATCCATGACCGGCTTGTGCGCGATGCAAACATTCACGCGAGCACGATATACTATTGGTGCTGCATAGACGCAACTTGCGATGACGAGTGCTTCACGCTTACATCTCGAATGCGGGCGGTTTGGAACGACGCGTTTGACACGATGGAGCAGCAAATGCCCGTGATGCCAGGAAGCGGGGAACCATCCGATGCACCGAAGGACCGGGCATCGCGTTTTGACAATGGAAACTCAACCGCCGGTCCTCGGTGATCGGTACCGTTCGTCGAATGATGAAAAACTGCAATTGAATGACGCTTTACTGATGAGACGCGCACGATTCGGGATTCACGCATTGCTGGCCGGGGCGGCGATTTACGCGGTCATCTTCGCGTGGCATTGGCGACCAGAGGACCTAACCGTGTCCCTTCGTCATGACCTCAATCTCCCCGCTACTACGAAGATCGAATTGATTGACAAACGGATCGAACATTCGTTTGCCGACTTTCAGAAGGCATGGTTTCTGGTGCAACAGGGTTCGCAATACCGGTTGGTCGCTGCAAGCAGATGCACCGATCTGAGTAGGCAAGGCTACGGTTCGTGGTCCAGGCCGGGTTTAGCACCAGGCATGGTGACTCCTGCGCCGTTTGACCATGCCTTCGGCGCAAGGCCCAGTGAGTCAGAGATCGAACAATGCATGCGATACTCGGACGATTGGTGGTAGCGTATAGTGCATGATTTGATTGACACAATGGTCACGTTACGCACATCACCAAAGCCACGACGAACCATGCGATTCACACGAAGCACCGCATGACGGTTTTACAAATGGAAACCACATTGGCGGTGCTCGGTGATCGCCGCCGTTCGTCGAGACTTCCGAGCCATTCTGCACCTTCCTTGAATTTGTGATTTGAGTGACAAGATCATCAAGCGCCTGACTTGGGATGCCGGAATTCAGGCATACCTTGGCAACATAGACTTCACAGGCCGAAGAGTTGGCGTCACGGTTTGGGCTGAGAAAGATTCTCGGGACTACAAACACCTCCGTCAGGCAGCCGAAGACGTGCTCCAGTCTTGGCCCAAGCTCAAGCCAAAACTCTTCACATTGGCAAAGGAGCAACTCAGAGCGACCGGGTGGTTTGCACCAGAGACTCGAATAATTTGGCGGCAGTTTCACCTGTTTTCCTTCGGTATTCAACGCGACATGTCCGACGATGCAAAGGTCTTCTATGATTTTGGCTTTACTGTTCCGAGATTCCTGCGTGAAGAAGACTTCATAGAGGTGATGAGGTATCTTGATGGCACTAGCGAATCCGCGGAGGTGCGGTCATTCCTATGATGACGGCACGACGAACCATGGCATGAACCGAAGTGGCGGAGTCGTGGTTTTTGAAGTGGAGAATCGTTCGCCGCCACTCGGTTATGCCTACCGTTCGTCGCACGAAAAGCCTTCCATGCCCCAGAGGATACAGCTCGTTTGTGGCGTATCATCAGCACAGCAATTGAACTCGTTATCGTGATTTTTTCGCTGCCGATGTACGCGGTTGCGATACCTCTCATGATTCGGAGCGACCGAAAGTCGGCAAACACGATCGCGTCAATGGACTGCCCATGGTGCGGGAATGCATTATCCGATATTGCAAAACATGACTTAACCCGCTGTGGTGTGAAACTGACACTATCCCCGGGAACGAAGGTCGAATGGGATCGTCTTCCTTCGCTCCTGGTTTCATGTCCTCAATGTGGTAAAGACATTTGTTTTGATCGACGTCTACGGACAACTGCGTGCGATCGGTCGGATGCAATCACGCGACGCCGTCCCGCGGCGGAAAATCGATAGACGACTCACGTTCGGCATCGTGCTACAATCATGAGTCGCGTTCTTGCGTCTTTACTGGCACAGATGCCGACGAACCATCGGTTGCAACGGAGGCCGCGAGTAGACGTTCTTGAAGTGGTTGATTTCGCGTCGCCGCCGCGTGATCCTTATCGTTCACGTTCCCAAATCGTACTCGTACTCGTACTCAGGCGTCAGCCGGTACTCCTACTCGTACTCGACTGGAAGGCAAACAAACCGATGCCGGACGCCCACGCTGCTGAACGTTGTGACTGAACTCGGCCCACCTGATGTCATCGAACCTTCGTTTCCTAAGATTCGCATTCGATGTCACGGTTCGATAGGTGCGCGGTCGACTCGGCCGACGAAGACAAACCGACGCCAGTCGATGCCAACGCTGACTACCAACCCCTGAAGTGCCGACCACAGATTGGGACGCTCGATTTCCCACGACGATTCCGATCGAGTACATTGGCAAACAGCGGCGATGGCTCGGGCTGTCGTCGTGGCCGACCGCGTGAACCAAGTGGTGCACCGCAGTCGGCGAGTTGAGTTTGTTTTTGAGTTCAGGTCGATCGCGCCGACGCGGTGACCACCGCCGTTCACGCTGCTAACCGGCGCCTGACGACAGCGCCCACTTCTTCTTTTGCGTCTTCTCGCGTTCTTTTGTGGCAAGCGATTTACTGTCGTTTGATCGTGACCCGAAGGTCGCCCACCGGATGTCATCGAACCTCCGTTTCCTGGGTTTCGCATTTGAGGTCACGGTTCGATAGGTGCGCGGTCGACTCGACCGACGAAGACAAACCGGCGCCTGTTGATCGAGTACGAGCACGAGTACCGCGATGCTGAGTACGAGTACGATTCAAGACAGACCGACGCCTGAAGTGCCGACCGCAGATTGGGACACTCGATTTCCCACGGCGATTCCGATCGAGTACATTGACAAACAGCGGCGATGGAACGGGCTGTCGTCGTGGCCGAACGCGTGAACCATGTGGTGCACCGCAGTCGGCGAGTCGAGTTTGTTTTTGAGTTCAGGTCGATCGCGCCGACGCGGTGACCACCGCCGTTCTGGCATTGAAAATCGTACTCGTACTCAGGGCGCCGCCCGGTACTCGTACTCCTACTCGACTCGGGGCACCAATGTGCCGAACCCATCTTCGACCACGATCGACTAGACGTTTACCGTTTCTCTATCGAATACGTTGCTTCGTCATTCGCCGCCGCGAGAGATTTGAGCGACTGTCATCGCCACGCTCGTGATCAATGGCTTCGCGCCGCTCAATCCATACCGCTGAACATCGCCGAGGGCAACGGGAAGCGAAGCCTCAAAGATCGTAGTCGATTTCTTGACATCGCTCGTGGCTCGGCGCTGGAATGTGTCGCAATTCAAGACGTGCTTGCCGCAACCGATGGACTGGATGTTGAACGCCACCACGAACTGAAACGTTCGCTTCATCGGATCGTTTCGATGCTGACTCGGTTGATCGCGAGATCCGATGCCGTGGCCGAATCGCCGGTGGAGTACAATGCAGGGACCGAGTACGAGTACCGCGATGCTGAGTACGAGTACGAGTACGATCAAGGCAGGAAACCAGAACCAAGCCGTGCACCTGAGGACGGCTTGCGCGGTTTCACAAGTGGAAAATCACTCGTCCGTCCCAGGTGACGGCAACCGTTATCGTGCAAGAACATCTGATCCGAATCACCCAATGCCATGGCAATACCAAACTCCGCCGGACCTTACGACCGCTGATGAGCGGTTCGCACATTTTCGGTCAATCATGGACAGGCGCGCTGCCGACTTGCAGCAGGTGGGCTGGCGTCAACTGTCGCCGGTCGAGGACGCGCAACTCGAGGCAAAATTGCGAATCCGCTACCCATTAGACAACTCCCAGCCACCTGAACCGCACGCGACATGGGATATATCCGTAATCTACGCATCGGAATCTAATTACACCGAATTGGAGACAGACCTCAACCTGCGAATGCTGGAAGCGCTGCGTGAATGCACCGAGCCAACTGAAGAAATATATGCGATAGACTGGCAGCATGATTGGTACAGCTTCAATCCTCATAATCTTCGATCAGATGGGGCACCGTATGAATGGGCAGTTCCAATTCTTCCCGACGGCGATTTCTACCTGTTCATTCCAAATGACCACCGCTTTGGGGTTTACGGATTCCCGCAAACCAATTCGATCGTGATCTGTGGCCACGAATTTCTCGCCGCCATTGATTCAAATCCACCCAAAGTGTTTTCCCGTCGGCTCACTGATTGTCGCTCACACGTCCCACCGAAACGCACGATAACAAAGCCGTGAACCGGAGCACTCAATCACGCGGCAACTGAAATCAAAGTCTTCCGTTCGTTCCCGGTTACGGCAGGCGTTCCTCGTCGGAAAATGAATGCTCATGAGCCATCGTGCCAACTACGTCATCGTGGAAGATGGGGTCGCGGTCGCCTATTTCAACAGCTACGGAGCAATGGGAGCCATTTACGGGGCCGCCAAGGGGCCAGACGAATTCAGCGATGAACTTACGTATGAGGCGGAAGAAGTTGATGAGCTAATGGACAGCGCTTTCGCGGAAGCGGCTATCCTCATTGATCACGACGCAAAACAGTGCATTCTTTACGGCTATTCTTGGGGGCCGGAATACTGGGTTGACGGTGATGGCAATCCGTTTCCAGATCTTGTTGAATTGGATGAATTGCTAGCGGAATCACCCGATAAGTTCATTGCAAAGATTCAACCAGCATGGGATGGATGGGATCTGAAATTCGATGAACGTGGCATCGATGCGGTTGTCGAATATTTACGGGACAATGACTTGTCGCTTAAGGCAGCAACGAAGCGGCAATCAAAGAAGGTCGCGAAGAAAAAGGCCGCGAGAAAAAAATAATTGCGTACTGCCACTCGATGACAGCGAGGAACCAAGTGGTGCACCGCAGTCGGCGAGTTGAGTTTATTTTTGAGTTCAGGTCACTCGCGCCGACGCGGTGACCACCGCCGTTCCCCGACCGGACAGCACCTACGCGGTGATGGCCTCGCGATCCAGTTCGACACGCTTGACCGCCAAGCCGCACTGCTCGACCTGTGCCACTGCGGAACGCATTGCCTCGTCACGTGATTCTGCCTCGCGATCAAACACGATTTCGATACCGTCGTCATGCCCCGCGAGATGACCGTCATCGCACCCCGCTGCCGCCAATTTATCCGCCAGATCGAGAATCTGCTGTTCGGACATCACTTGGTGAGGTACCACCACTCGAAATCGGTATTCCGTCATTTGATTGCTCACTTTAGTTATCGGGTCCGGGGCACGCGGCTACTTTTCGTCCAATTTGCTTTGCATGGTTCTGGGGGTTCTTCGGTGTCGAGTAGATCGCCATCCAGCAGGGACGGTGCCCGTATCCACATTTAATTGTACCCCACGCATGGGCTCTTGGCCCACTTTTCTTTACTGTCCATCCGGCGGCTTCGGCCAGCGTCAGGGCCGCTCGAATCTCTTTGTTCCGATGGTTTGCCATGCTTTGCTCCTGCCGATATTCTAACGGGAGCTGTTGCCCACAGCGAACCCCTGAACGACAGCGCCCACTTCTTCTTTTGCGTCTTCTCGCGTTCTTTTGTGGCAATTGATTCGCCGTCGTTGGATCGTGACCCATAGGACGCTCCTCTGATTTCATCGAGCTTCTGTTTCCTGAGATTCGCATTTGATGTCACGGTTCGATAGATGCGCGGTCGACTCGGCCGAGGAAGACAAACCGACGCCTGTTGATTCGAGTACGAGCACGAGTACCACGGTGCTGAGTACGAGGGCGGCTTTCAGGCCCGGAGGGCCGGTAGAGTGTCTGCCGGTGGCGTGAGCCACCGGGGGAGGATTCAAAGGCACGCCCTAGGCCCAGCGGGTCGACACAATGCCCGGGCTTGGCGTGGCCCCGGAGCCCCATTGTGCCGGCCTTCCAGGCCTCAGCAAATCCGTTCTTTCGATACCGGTGGCTGACACCACCGGCAAGCATTGTGCCAGCCCTCCGGGCTTCATCCCGACTCCACATAGAAATCGGTTCAGCGAGGGGAGTGAAAGTTTCCACGGCGATTTCGATGGAGTACATTGGCACCGAGCGACGATGGCTCAAGCCGTCGTCGAGGCCGGACGCGTGAACTAAGTGGTGCACCGCAGTCGGCGAGTGGAGTTTGTTTTTGAGTTCTGGTCCATCGCGCCGACGCGATGACCACCGCCGTTCACGCTGCTGCCCCACGCCTGACGACAGCGTCCACTTCTTCTTTTGTGTCTTCTTGTGCTTTTTGTGGCACGTGATCTGCGGCGGTTTGACTGGTGCGCTGACGTACTCGCTGGAAGGGGCTCACGCAAAGTCGCAAAGCCGCAAAGATTAGAACCCATTCCTTGGCGGCTTTGCGTGGTCCTTGTTCCCCTTGACCACGCTGATGCCGCAATGAGTACGCAGCGAACTGCGCCCACCGGATTTCGTCAGACCTCTGTTTCCTGGGATTCGCATTTGATGTCACCGTTCGGTAGGTGCGCGGTCGACTCGGCCGAGGAAAACGAACCGACGCCCGAAATGGTGACTGCTTAGCGTTTCCGAATCCGAAGGGATCGGTGGAGCGGATTTGGCTGGCGGGGCGATGTGTCTTAGGCCCGGAGGGCCGGTGAAGTGTCTGCCGGTGGCGTCAGCCCAATGCCATCTACTTTGACGCCAAGCGGGGTGTTTTTGTTAGCGGTAGGGCGCGAGCCCTCCGGTCTTTCACGGTGTTTTTGAAGCGCAACCGGACGACTCGTGCCATTCCGCTAACACCTCTCGTGCCAAAGTAGATGGCATTGGGCGTCAGCCATCGGGGGTGGATTCAAAGGAATCCCCAAGGCCCAGCGGGTCGACACAATGCCCGGCTTGGAGTGGACCGGGAGCCCCATTGTGCCGGCCTTTCAGGCCTCAGCAAATCCGTTCTTTCGATACCGGTGGCTGTTGCCACCGGCAAGCATTGTGCCAGCCCTCCGGGCTTCATCGCGACTTCAAGAAGAAATCGGTACAGCAAGGCGGGTGAAATTTCCCTCGATGATTCCGATCGAGTACATTGGCCGTCAGCGGCGATGGTTCGGTGCACCGCAGTCGGTGAGTCGAGTTTGTTTTTGAGTTCAGGTCCATCGCGCCGACGCGGTGACCACCGCCGTTCGTCGCAAATGGTGATTCCGCCATCCTCAATGAACCTTTTCTACATACTCGCTCACGGGCATTCGTTCGACGTCGAACGGTTTATTGGGAGTTCAACGTTGATACCGTCACTGACGTGGAATGTCGGACAGCGGTCGCACGGAATGGTTCGGGCAGATACGGACGGGTTTATCATTTACCTCACTGAGGAAGCACTTGGCTATCAAGCTCAGCAGACAATAGCGGTGGAATTCATCCGTAAGAATCAGGAGGAACTACGACGCTGTTGTAACTTTCCAGGAGTCGACTACTTTCTGCTTTCACTTCATGTCGTTTTGCCGCTAACCGATTCGACTTTCGGCTTTGGGGCGAATGCGAATATGGATCTGCTTGAAGCGTGTGTAGGAGTAGGACTTAACCCAACCATATTCGTTGAATTCGACCGTGGGACTGGCGATTCCAATTTGCTTGACACGAATCAAGGCAACGCCGAATAATGGACGAACCATGGATTGCAACGAAGTGCTCGATCGGCTGTTTCACCTCGCGTAGAATCAACTGCTCGCACTCGCTGAATCCGAACGTTCACGCTGACAACCGGCGTCTGACGACAGCGCCCACTTCTTCTTTTGCGTCTTCTCGCGTTCTTTTGTGGCAATTGATTTGCTGTCGTTTGATCGTGGCCCGAAGGGCGCCCACCGGAATTCGTCGAACCTCCGTTTCCTGGGTTTCGCATTTGACGTCACCGTTCGCTAGGTGCGCGGTCGACTCGGCCGAGGAAAACGAACTGACGCCCGAAATGGTGACTGCTTAGCGTTTCCGAATCCGAAGGGATCGGTGGAGCGGATTTGGCTGGCGGGGCGATGTGTCTTAGGCCCGGAGGGCCGGTGAAGTGTCTGCCGGTGGCGTCAGCCCAATGCCATCTACTTTGACGCCAAGCGGGGTGTTTTTGTTAGCGGTAGGGCGCGAGCCCTCCGGTCTTTCACGGTGTTTTTGAAGCGCAACCGGACGACTCGTGCCATTCCGCTAACACCTCTCGTGCCAAAGTAGATGGCATTGGGCGTCAGCCATCGGGGGTGGATTCAAAGGAATCCCCAAGGCCCAGCGGGTCGACACAATGCCCGGCTTGGAGTGGACCGGGAGCCCCATTGTGCCGGCCTTTCAGGCCTCAGCAAATCCGTTCTTTCGATACCGGTGGCTGACGCCACCGGCAAGCATTGTGCCAGCCCTCCGGGCTTCATCGCGACTTCAAGAAGAAATCGGTACAGCAAGGCGGGTGAAATTTCCCTCGATGATTCCGATCGAGTACATTGGCCGTCAACGGCGATGGTTCGGTGCACCGCAGTCGGTGAGTCGAGTTTGTTTTTGAGTTCAGGTCCATCGCGCCGACGCGGTGACCACCGCCGTTCGTCGCAAAAGGTGATTCCGCCATCCTCAATGAACCTTTTCTACATACTCGCTCACGGGCATTCGTTCGACGTCGAACGGTTTATTGGGAGTTCAACGTTGATACCGTCACTGACGTGGAATGTCGGACAGCGGTCGCACGGAATGGTTCGGGCAGATACGGACGGGTTTATCATTTACCTCACTGAGGAAGCACTTGGCTATCAAGCTCAGCAGACAATAGCGGTGGAATTCATCCGTAAGAATCAGGAGGAACTACGACGCTGTTGTAACTTTCCAGGAGTCGACTACTTTCTGCTTTCACTTCATGTCGTGTTGCCGCTAACCGATTCGACTTTCGGCTTTGGGGCGAATGCGAATATGGATCTGCTTGAAGCGTGTGTAGGAGTAGGACTTAACCCAACCATATTCGTTGAATTCGACCGTGGGACTGGCGATTCCAATTTGCTTGACACGAATCAAGGCAACGCCGAATAATGGACGAACCATGGATTGCAACGAAGTGCTCGATCGGCTGTTTCACCTCGCGTAGAATCAACTGCTCGCACTCGCTGAATCCGAACGTTCACGCTGACAACCGGCGTCTGACGACAGCGCCCACTTCTTCTTTTGCGTCTTCTCGCGTTCTTTTGTGGCAATTGATTTGCTGTCGTTTGATCGTGGCCCGAAGGGCGCCCACCGGAATTCGTCGAACCTCCGTTTCCTGGGTTTCGCATTTGACGTCACCGTTCGCTAGGTGCGCGGTCGACTCGGCCGAGGAAAACGAACTGACGCCCGAAATGGTGACTGCTTAGCGTTTCCGAATCCGAAGGGATCGGTGGAGCGGATTTGGCTGGCGGGGCGATGTGTCTTAGGCCCGGAGGGCCGGTGAAGTGTCTGCCGGTGGCGTCAGCCCAATGCCATCTACTTTGACGCCAAGCGGGGTGTTTTTGTTAGCGGTAGGGCGCGAGCCCTCCGGTCTTTCACGGTGTTTTTGAAGCGCAACCGGACGACTCGTGCCATTCCGCTAACACCTCTCGTGCCAAAGTAGATGGCATTGGGCGTCAGCCATCGGGGGTGGATTCAAAGGAATCCCCAAGGCCCAGCGGGTCGACACAATGCCCGGCTTGGAGTGGACCGGGAGCCCCATTGTGCCGGCCTTTCAGGCCTCAGCAAATCCGTTCTTTCGATACCGGTGGCTGACGCCACCGGCAAGCATTGTGCCAGCCCTCCAGGCTTCATCGCGACTTCACAAAGAAATCGGTCCAACAAGGGGAGTGAAGTTTTTCAAGGCGATTCCGATGGGGTACATTGGCACAGAGCGGCGATGGCTCGGGCTGTCGTCGTGGCCGGACGCGCGAACCATCCGCCCGCACACGCAGGCACGGAGTCGGCGTCAATCGAAAACGCAATGTCGTTCGCCGTGCCGCGGTGAACGTTGGACGTTCTGTCACTTGGAGAACCTTTACGCAATGGCACTACCGATTGACTTGTGGCTGATTCATCCAGAAGCGGAAATGTGCGATGCGTTCCGCGATCGCTTCGAAGGACTACCACGTGTCACGGTCATTCAATCACGTTTCGAGGATTTGCCACCGCACGACTGCTTCGTTACCGCTGCAAACGCATTCGGAATCATGAATGCTGGCATCGACGCTGCCGTCGTTCGATTTCATGGTGACGAATTGATGCGTCGCGTGCAGGCTCGAATCATGGATGAATACCTTGGCGAACAACCGATCGGCACCTCATTCATCGAATCCACTGGCACTGCTGGCTATCCATTCATTGCTCACTCTCCAACAATGCGGGTTCCGGGATCAATTGAGGGCACCGACAAAGTGTATGCCGCAACATGGGCATCGCTTCTTGCGGTCTACCGCCACAAAGCTTCAAGCCAAACGCAGATCGAGACAGTGGTGTTTCCTGCCATGGGGGCGGGGTTCGGCGGTGTGCCCTTCCTTGAGGTCGCCCGGCAAATGGCTGTCGCATACCGACACTATCTCAGCCCGCCGCATCGAATGGATTGGGACATGGTTGCTGGCCGACAGCGAGCGATACACTATGATGGCAAGCGTCAGGTCAGCAGATGACGGGACAGAACCATCGCGTGTATCCGAGTACGCGAGTCGGCGTTTATGAGTTGAAATCTTCTCGCGTACCGGGTGACGCGTGCCGTTGAACTTGATCGAATTGCTTTCCGCTTCGAAGGTTGACGCGCGGTCACGGTGGGCCGGGGTTGCGTGAGGTTCGCCAACGCAAGGCTGGCGCCAGCTTCTTGAATCCTCTGGCCGTAGGTCGTCAGCGTTATGGTTCGGCAGCCGTCTTGATCTCTTGTGGCCCACCCGAGTGATCCGGCGGCGCATGACTCCCCCGTCACTCGCGTTGTGTGGTCCGAGGGTGTTTTTCTTTGACGAAGAGACGAATCCGATTGAACGCACGCTCACGCCGATCCTTGGGAGTCGAGCGCCTTGGGATGTTTGAAGTGCACCCATGAGATCAGAACGCGGTCGGCACAATCCACCAGACGTCTGGCAAGGAGAGAGAGCCACAATAGAGCGCAAAGGACGCAAAAGGTGCGCGCGGATAGCGTTCTTCCCTTTTGTGCTCTTTGAGCTCTTTCGCGGCCAAACGCTCCACGTCTTGACGCGTCCCGCCGGAAGGCTGGCTTCTCGGCGATAAAACGCGACAGCTTCCTCGGTCAGATCGGATCGAATTCGGATTGCCATTTCAGTTGTCGACGTGGTGAGCCAGACGTTTTCCTACTTCGTCACTGCTTCAAGACTGCGAGCGAGTTTTGGGACAAGACGCTCTCGACCCAACTTTTCTGCGGACGAGGCATTTTTCAACAGCCCTTTTCCCTACCCGAAATTTTCCTCTCTTCTGTCTGCATCTGGCTGGTTGGGAAAACGACTTGCGCCCAGTGTGTCGTTCCTGAGTTTCCGGTCGGTCTCGGGGGTTTCCGTTTAGCCGGCGGTTGCGTACGGCGGAGTGATGGGATTCGCTGCGACCCCGTCCGGGGTCGAGGCGCGTAATTGGGGGCATGGTCCGAAGGTGGCGCTGCGCTGACCTCCGGCTACTCGCTGCAATCCCTCCGGGATACCGGCCCACGTGAAGGCCGACAGAGTTCTGTCGCCCGGTCTTTCCCCGGTTCTCCTGAACCCGGATAAATCGCAATTCGTTCGGCGTGCAAGTCAATGAGCGTCTCACTCATCGTGCCGGTATGGATGTTTCGAGTGCACCGATGAGATTAAAACGCGGTTAGCGCCGCGACGCCGATGAACGGCGTGCAGGCCAACAAATGTTAGAAAAATAACAAAAAAGGTTTGTCGGCGGACCTTCAACTTGTTAGATTTCTAACACTTGGATTCGACCGCCCTGTTCGCCCCGGAGCATCACGTGCGTTCTGACCTTTCCCGCCGCGAGCGGCAGATCATGGAAGTGATCTATCAGCTCGGCGAACCGACGGCCAACGAGATCGTCGCTGCGATGCCCGACGAGCTTGCCAACGCGACCGTGCGGACGCAGCTTCGCACGCTGGAATCCAAGGGCGTCGTCAAACACCGCCGCGAAGGCAAACAATTCGTGTACTTGCCCGCGGTGCCGCGCAAGAGTGCCGCGGCCAAGGCGTTTCGCAAAGTCTTGGAGATTTTCTTTGGCGGTTCAGTGGAAGACGCCCTCGCCACGCACCTTGCCGATCCCAAGACGGAATTGAGCGACGAGCAAGTCAAACGTCTGCGTCGATTGTTGAACCAACACCAAACCAAAGGCGGCAAGCAATGAGCGGTCACATGAATCACTGGTTGATCGACGGTCCTCTGTCGCTGTGCGTGGTCGTAGTCGTCCAGGTCGCGATCGTCTCGGCCATCGCGTGGCTGGTCGCATCGCGGATCAAACGCGTCGACGCCGGACGCACGTATGCCGTCTGGCTGACAGCGGTTTGTCTGACGCTGGCGATTCTGCCGGCGCACCTGCTGGTCGGTGGGTGGCGGATTCCGTTGGCTTCCGCCGGAGTCGATCTGGCGACGCGATCGGTCGCGACGACACCGGCCGAAGGACAACTCAATGACCCAGCGATGCAAGACAATCCGGTCATGCCAAGCGTCGCGGGTTCCATCGATAGCTCAACACCCGCGGATCGTGCATCGCAAACGCATCCGAATCGACTTTCGCATGCATCACCCACGACAGCACGACCGGCATCCGGCTTTCCAGAAACGGAGCTTCCGCAAACAGCGGGTGTTGTCGGCCAAACGTCTGTTGCCGCTGACTTCATGTCCGGCGGGGCAGCCATGCGAATCCTACTCGCATGTGCATACGCGATCGGATTTGCGTTCGTGGCGTTACGTTTGTCGGTCGGGATGATTCGGTTGCGGAGCACCGCGTCGAAGGGAGGGCGTGTCGGTGGACCGATCGTCGACACCGCGGACGAGATTTCGAGGACGATCGGCTTGTCCAAAACGCCAACGATCGTTCGCACGGATCAAACATCGATGCCATTGGTCTTTGGGCTGTTCCGATCGGTCATCTTGGTTCCGACGGACTTTGAAACGTGGGATGACCATGAAATCCGATCCACTCTCCTTCACGAACTGACGCACGTGCGCCGGCGTGACAGCGTCGGCCAGTTGTTGGCGTCGGTGAACCTGATGGTCTACTGGTTTCATCCGGCCGTCTGGCTGGTCGATCGGCGATTGACCGAATCGCGGGAATGGGCGACCGATCGCGACGTACTGGAAAACTCGTCTTCGATCGACGGCGAACTGACTTCGGGGCGATACGCGGAGAGTTTGCTGAACATCGTGACGCGATTTCGAGCCGCTGATGCGACACGTCGTCTGCCGGATCATGCAGCCATCGCGATGAGCCGCCACGCGGAGATTGAAGACCGCTTGAGATTGATTCTCGGCGGCGTCCCGGGGCTTTCCCGTTGGCGGATCGCGTCGCTGCGTTTGATGGTCGCGATGCTGGCCGTCACTGCGGTCGCAACGACGGTGCGGCTGGATCGCTCGGTCGCACAAGAGACTTCCACCGAGGACACCAAGCCGGCTGCGACGAAACCGGTTCAAGCGGAAACAGATGATGCAACGTCCTTGATC
Encoded here:
- a CDS encoding four helix bundle protein, whose translation is MEYVASSFAAARDLSDCHRHARDQWLRAAQSIPLNIAEGNGKRSLKDRSRFLDIARGSALECVAIQDVLAATDGLDVERHHELKRSLHRIVSMLTRLIARSDAVAESPVEYNAGTEYEYRDAEYEYEYDQGRKPEPSRAPEDGLRGFTSGKSLVRPR
- a CDS encoding DUF2716 domain-containing protein, with product MLSTSTSTIKAGNQNQAVHLRTACAVSQVENHSSVPGDGNRYRARTSDPNHPMPWQYQTPPDLTTADERFAHFRSIMDRRAADLQQVGWRQLSPVEDAQLEAKLRIRYPLDNSQPPEPHATWDISVIYASESNYTELETDLNLRMLEALRECTEPTEEIYAIDWQHDWYSFNPHNLRSDGAPYEWAVPILPDGDFYLFIPNDHRFGVYGFPQTNSIVICGHEFLAAIDSNPPKVFSRRLTDCRSHVPPKRTITKP
- a CDS encoding macro domain-containing protein — translated: MALPIDLWLIHPEAEMCDAFRDRFEGLPRVTVIQSRFEDLPPHDCFVTAANAFGIMNAGIDAAVVRFHGDELMRRVQARIMDEYLGEQPIGTSFIESTGTAGYPFIAHSPTMRVPGSIEGTDKVYAATWASLLAVYRHKASSQTQIETVVFPAMGAGFGGVPFLEVARQMAVAYRHYLSPPHRMDWDMVAGRQRAIHYDGKRQVSR
- a CDS encoding BlaI/MecI/CopY family transcriptional regulator; the protein is MRSDLSRRERQIMEVIYQLGEPTANEIVAAMPDELANATVRTQLRTLESKGVVKHRREGKQFVYLPAVPRKSAAAKAFRKVLEIFFGGSVEDALATHLADPKTELSDEQVKRLRRLLNQHQTKGGKQ